A genomic stretch from Phycisphaerae bacterium includes:
- a CDS encoding oligopeptide transporter, OPT family, translating to MSDPVVATRLPENAYRELKPGEAYTPMVPPYETVPEVTRRSIIFGIIMNVVFAMAATYLALKAGQGIETAIPISILAVGLSGVLARFGHRRSSLLENVNILAIGTTSGIVAGGTCFTMPAIYMLGLDTKLGMGTFGLFLQIFLVPFLGAALGVVFMVPFRRYFVRDMHGKLPFPEGTATNEILATGASGNTGQAWVLIYSFVLAAAYNFCSMALKLFTEVFTTGRTAIEVGKETFTTLAIPKLERITEGAKAVFNMGTGAYYLGLGYIIGLRYATIIACGSFLSCFVIVPLFAGFELEQLRKISPTMEATTPKALFEGIPKIIGIGGIFTAGILSIIKMSKVIATALVQAIGSLFKRSSTATVDRTDEDIGYPALFGLAAVLTVALFVYFRFVVMSSLPDATRLAAISTAVALVLSFLFTTVSAWAIAMISTTPLSGMTVTTIIITAALLTWQGLPKGDSSMLAVLLVGGVVCTALSMAGTMVTQFKIGYWIGASPRKIQWSGIIASFLAAILVTIVIMVLAYKPGYVATTQPGVEPLPAPQANMMKSALETFLGKDAVVPWTLYGTGAVIAIILLFLGISPLAFSLGMYLPMFVNTPLLIGGLIAHFIAKGSKDEAVNKARNDKGVLIASGLIAGAAIIEVSCNALAIFDEKFVGGRIMPWLDMTESMMRGRTPEQLAQFKNWLGLGAFGLLSLLMFLDCRRTKPAAA from the coding sequence ATGTCCGATCCTGTCGTCGCGACCCGACTTCCTGAAAACGCCTACCGAGAACTGAAGCCCGGCGAAGCCTATACGCCGATGGTGCCCCCCTACGAGACCGTGCCAGAGGTCACGCGGCGCTCGATCATCTTCGGGATCATCATGAACGTCGTCTTCGCCATGGCGGCGACCTATCTGGCATTAAAAGCGGGGCAAGGAATCGAGACGGCGATTCCGATTTCCATCCTCGCCGTCGGTCTGTCCGGGGTGCTGGCGCGGTTCGGCCATCGGCGCAGCAGTCTGCTGGAAAACGTCAACATCCTTGCAATTGGAACGACGTCGGGCATTGTGGCGGGAGGGACCTGCTTCACCATGCCGGCGATTTACATGCTCGGCCTGGACACGAAGCTGGGTATGGGAACGTTCGGGCTCTTCCTGCAAATTTTTCTCGTCCCTTTTCTTGGCGCCGCTCTCGGCGTCGTGTTCATGGTCCCATTCCGCCGCTATTTCGTGCGTGACATGCACGGCAAGTTGCCCTTCCCGGAAGGTACCGCCACCAATGAAATTCTGGCGACGGGGGCGTCCGGCAACACCGGCCAAGCCTGGGTGTTGATCTATTCATTCGTACTCGCAGCCGCGTACAACTTCTGCAGCATGGCCCTCAAGCTGTTCACGGAAGTTTTCACCACGGGACGCACAGCGATCGAGGTGGGCAAAGAAACCTTTACCACGCTGGCCATTCCGAAGTTGGAGCGGATTACGGAAGGCGCCAAGGCCGTGTTCAACATGGGGACCGGAGCATATTACCTGGGATTGGGATACATCATCGGTCTGCGTTATGCGACGATCATTGCCTGTGGGTCTTTCCTGTCATGTTTTGTGATCGTGCCCTTGTTTGCCGGATTCGAACTGGAACAGTTGCGGAAGATCAGCCCGACGATGGAAGCCACGACTCCAAAGGCGCTCTTCGAGGGGATTCCCAAGATCATCGGCATCGGCGGCATCTTCACCGCCGGCATCCTTTCCATCATCAAGATGAGCAAGGTGATTGCGACCGCCCTGGTTCAAGCGATCGGCAGTCTTTTCAAGCGATCGTCAACGGCGACCGTCGATCGAACCGACGAAGATATCGGCTATCCCGCACTGTTCGGGCTGGCTGCGGTATTGACCGTCGCACTCTTCGTCTATTTCCGATTCGTGGTCATGTCGTCGCTGCCCGACGCGACGCGACTGGCCGCCATCTCCACCGCCGTTGCGCTGGTGCTGTCGTTCCTGTTCACGACGGTCTCCGCGTGGGCGATCGCGATGATCTCGACGACGCCGCTTTCAGGCATGACGGTCACGACGATCATTATTACGGCGGCATTGCTCACCTGGCAGGGACTTCCCAAAGGGGATTCAAGCATGCTCGCCGTGCTGCTCGTGGGCGGCGTCGTCTGCACGGCACTATCCATGGCCGGGACGATGGTGACGCAATTCAAAATCGGCTACTGGATCGGCGCGTCGCCGCGCAAGATTCAATGGAGCGGTATCATTGCATCGTTTTTGGCCGCCATCCTGGTCACGATCGTCATCATGGTTCTGGCCTACAAGCCTGGCTACGTTGCAACGACGCAGCCGGGCGTCGAACCGCTGCCTGCCCCGCAGGCCAACATGATGAAGAGCGCGCTCGAGACGTTTCTCGGCAAGGATGCGGTCGTGCCGTGGACGCTCTATGGCACGGGCGCGGTCATCGCAATCATCCTGCTGTTCTTGGGCATCTCACCGCTAGCGTTTTCACTGGGAATGTATTTGCCGATGTTCGTGAATACGCCGTTGCTGATTGGGGGCCTGATCGCCCATTTCATCGCGAAGGGATCGAAGGATGAGGCGGTGAACAAGGCGCGTAATGACAAGGGGGTGCTGATCGCGTCGGGCCTGATTGCCGGCGCTGCGATTATTGAAGTGAGCTGCAACGCACTGGCAATCTTCGACGAGAAATTCGTTGGCGGCAGAATCATGCCTTGGCTGGATATGACGGAGTCGATGATGCGCGGACGGACGCCGGAGCAACTTGCTCAATTCAAGAACTGGCTCGGGCTGGGCGCGTTCGGTCTACTTTCACTGCTGATGTTTCTTGATTGTCGACGGACCAAGCCGGCCGCGGCGTAG
- a CDS encoding peptide MFS transporter, translated as MSQVSERQILGHPSGLFVLFFTELWERFNFYGMRALLIFYFMDTFAFNRTEASESYGAYNGLVYATPLLGGMLADKIIGYRRSIILGAILMGLGEFGLCFAGFGIIPKNSYTVFMSLALIIMGNGFFKPNISTLVGKLYRQGDPRRDGAFTIFYMGINIGAFLAPILCGQIGQKYGFHYGFGLAGLGMVLGLIIFVLGKKILGDHGLPPNHAALANKSLGVVPNGIAVYIGAFLLVPLAAFLVSKPDIVIKWAAPVVGGAFLVYILWEAARGNHAERVGIFAALILSFFSIVFWACFEQAGSSMNLFTESHVNRTVFGRTIEASVFQFVNAAFIVLLAPLFSWLWTRLGRAGLEPSSPVKFGLALIQVGVGFIALVIAANQATGGAKAALILLFLAYFFHTTGELCLSPVGLSMITKLVPARMGGLMMGFWFLCTAFAHLLGGVISGMTGKAAGFGPVFQGIVYFACASGVVLLILSPLIKKWERIKLASHHEPAPSGFPVLTEPTATEKAAVKTRR; from the coding sequence ATGTCGCAGGTTTCGGAACGTCAAATTCTTGGTCACCCCAGCGGCCTGTTCGTGCTCTTCTTCACCGAACTGTGGGAGCGCTTCAACTTCTACGGCATGCGGGCCCTGCTGATCTTCTATTTCATGGACACCTTCGCGTTCAATCGAACGGAGGCCAGCGAGTCCTACGGCGCGTACAACGGATTGGTCTATGCAACGCCGCTTCTGGGCGGAATGCTCGCGGACAAGATCATCGGCTATCGCCGCTCGATCATCCTCGGCGCGATTCTCATGGGCCTCGGGGAATTCGGGCTTTGCTTTGCGGGTTTTGGCATCATCCCCAAGAATTCATACACCGTCTTCATGTCCCTAGCCCTGATCATCATGGGCAACGGTTTCTTCAAGCCGAACATCTCGACATTGGTCGGGAAACTCTATCGCCAGGGTGATCCCCGGCGCGACGGCGCGTTCACCATCTTCTATATGGGCATCAACATCGGCGCTTTTCTGGCGCCGATCCTCTGCGGCCAGATTGGTCAAAAGTACGGCTTCCACTACGGATTCGGTCTCGCGGGGCTTGGAATGGTCCTCGGCCTGATCATCTTTGTCCTTGGAAAGAAAATCCTCGGCGATCACGGTCTCCCGCCGAATCACGCGGCGCTGGCCAACAAGTCTCTGGGCGTCGTTCCAAACGGAATCGCCGTCTACATCGGCGCGTTCCTGCTCGTGCCGCTCGCCGCCTTCCTGGTCTCCAAGCCGGACATCGTCATCAAATGGGCCGCTCCAGTCGTGGGCGGCGCATTTCTCGTATATATCTTGTGGGAAGCGGCGAGAGGGAATCACGCGGAACGAGTCGGAATCTTCGCTGCCCTGATCCTCTCGTTTTTTTCGATCGTTTTCTGGGCCTGTTTTGAACAGGCCGGCAGCTCGATGAACCTGTTTACGGAAAGCCACGTAAACCGAACTGTATTCGGTCGGACGATTGAAGCATCCGTGTTTCAGTTCGTAAACGCCGCATTCATCGTCTTGCTCGCCCCGTTGTTTTCGTGGCTGTGGACAAGGCTGGGTCGGGCGGGATTGGAACCGTCCTCACCCGTGAAGTTCGGATTGGCCCTGATCCAGGTCGGTGTCGGGTTCATCGCATTGGTGATCGCCGCCAATCAGGCCACCGGCGGAGCGAAGGCCGCGCTCATCTTGTTATTCCTCGCCTATTTCTTTCATACGACCGGCGAGCTGTGTCTGTCACCCGTCGGCCTCTCGATGATCACCAAACTCGTCCCCGCACGAATGGGCGGATTGATGATGGGCTTCTGGTTCCTCTGCACCGCGTTCGCCCATTTACTCGGCGGCGTGATTTCTGGAATGACCGGCAAGGCCGCGGGGTTCGGCCCGGTTTTTCAAGGAATCGTCTATTTCGCCTGCGCGTCGGGCGTGGTATTGCTGATCTTGTCGCCGCTCATTAAGAAATGGGAGCGGATCAAACTCGCCAGCCACCACGAGCCAGCGCCGAGCGGGTTTCCCGTCCTGACGGAACCGACGGCGACAGAGAAGGCGGCCGTGAAGACCCGGCGCTGA
- a CDS encoding lysophospholipid acyltransferase family protein encodes MDLESLRFTYLRRVVGTALGVLGLDAADRLARSMARAVHGLNTPMRRRAETRLSDALPDNCSTATASRIIAAMYEHVGRFCVEALFARRLLREASWRNSIALENEASLTALAAGGRGCLLTTAYLGNPAVAAYALGEIFHPVHVVADRFAHPVLRAWQDELVAYRNVRIVDRREATTSLPSILNRGGAVLMIGEHERRRGPCISVPFLGRTLRCYPTLARLARWHELPIAVVTCVREARPFTFRLQTHSTIAPPRDEASDAGLMEAIIGALEHAILRSPEQYLWSLAGGTANSVAPEWVAKSGAEPIGTESGSASCPTRSRTASVWQTPSAAGKAPADRASPTAPVPTA; translated from the coding sequence ATGGACCTCGAATCCCTGCGCTTTACCTATCTCCGCCGCGTCGTCGGCACGGCGCTGGGCGTCCTCGGTCTCGATGCCGCCGATCGTCTGGCGCGCTCGATGGCCCGAGCCGTTCATGGCTTGAATACGCCGATGCGGCGCCGCGCCGAGACCCGGCTTTCAGACGCGCTGCCGGATAATTGCTCGACCGCCACAGCCTCAAGGATCATCGCGGCCATGTACGAGCACGTCGGGCGCTTCTGCGTCGAGGCGCTGTTCGCCCGGCGGCTTCTTCGCGAAGCGAGCTGGCGAAATTCAATTGCCCTAGAAAATGAAGCGTCGCTGACAGCGTTGGCGGCGGGCGGTCGTGGTTGTCTGTTGACTACGGCCTACCTGGGGAATCCCGCCGTCGCCGCCTACGCGCTCGGCGAGATCTTCCACCCGGTCCATGTCGTGGCGGACCGATTCGCGCATCCGGTGCTCCGCGCCTGGCAGGACGAACTGGTCGCCTATCGCAATGTCCGCATCGTCGATCGCCGCGAGGCGACGACCTCACTTCCGTCGATTCTCAATCGCGGTGGCGCGGTTCTGATGATCGGCGAACACGAGCGCCGCCGGGGTCCGTGCATCTCCGTCCCCTTCCTTGGCCGGACACTTCGTTGTTACCCGACGCTCGCCCGGCTCGCGCGCTGGCATGAGTTGCCGATCGCGGTCGTGACCTGTGTGCGCGAGGCCCGGCCGTTTACGTTTAGGCTTCAGACGCACTCGACCATCGCCCCGCCGCGCGACGAAGCATCGGACGCGGGCCTCATGGAGGCGATTATCGGCGCGCTGGAACATGCGATCCTGCGCAGCCCGGAACAGTACTTGTGGTCATTGGCCGGCGGCACGGCGAACTCGGTCGCGCCGGAATGGGTCGCGAAGTCGGGCGCGGAGCCTATTGGTACGGAAAGCGGATCGGCGTCGTGCCCCACACGTAGTCGAACAGCGTCGGTGTGGCAAACGCCGTCAGCGGCGGGCAAAGCGCCGGCAGATCGGGCGTCGCCAACTGCGCCTGTGCCCACGGCGTAA